A window of Nymphalis io chromosome 18, ilAglIoxx1.1, whole genome shotgun sequence genomic DNA:
tgtaacGTAAAATTCTtagaaatttcatatttaacttTCATTTGGTATGAATTTTTTGACCAGCTCGTTATAAAAGTTCTCGTCCAGTTTTCAAGTTTGCATCATTCATCCAAAAATCTGTTCAGTAGTGGCAACCTACCACCATTTTACCGTGACCTGTTATCCGTGTCTTTGGTATGCTTTCCATTTGAATTGTCTTTAGTTTCGATGTTAAGACCACTAGGCAATTTTAATCTGTATTGAAATATTACGGTAAAGAAGTCgggtaatgaaatataatttgttttggaTTTATTTAACAACAAATTCCAAAAAgtacactttttatttttaattttgtgttacCAGTGCAATTaaaaagtcaattaaaataattaatctataaaagcgaattaaacatttttaattttgtgtcgTCCCTATGAAGAGATAATTTATGAGATAACAATAGTTGCTATGGTTAACGGATTACATCACACCACCAAGTTTTACACACTTCAAATTAacatagattaaatatttttggttttcaTCGTAGATTTatcaataaacttaattttgaattaaaaacaataattaactaTGGAATTGGACTGCTAGGTGGATAACGTTTTATTATCAGATGAAACGACGCATACTTTCGATAGCAGGAATTTGAATttctaatcaataaatatacattgttttttttatttactctgtcatttagaatattattgataattagcaatatttttatatttgattaaaaatgtatatctaTTATTTGTACTAATATTGGTGATGTATGATTGTATGTTTGAACACGCTAATCTCAGGATCTACCAggtcatgttttatttattaagtagtaTATTTATTGAGTAAGGTTTTTAtaggattataataatatctttataagcGGAACAGTAATGTTAAACGCGACGAGCATAGTGTcaacatataaattatgatacaaATTGTATTCAACCATTGATGTGAAGCGCACAGAAAGACTAAGAACGAATacgtaacttaataaaaaaaatccacccACGTGCGAATATAATTAATGTGAACATGCAGATTCTTAAGTTGCGCTATCACGAACGGAAAGTCGGAACCTTTTATTTTGTGCAATGTTACATTTGAAAAGCAACTCAAACATAGGAATTTCCTCAACAATcaagattaaataaatgttatggcattttttgattaaataactTATGTTTTATGAGGTCATGATGTCGTTTCTGAGCCAGATATGTGATCGgccatataaaaaagtataattgacAAAGAGATATAAGTAAGATTATTGTTTCTTTGGATATTATGATACGATGTAATAATCTGTATTAGTACTCAATGTAACGTTctcgaatataatttaatgaatagaAGATATACTACGAAGTATCATTAGTTTTACACGAGGGCCTGGGTTCGAAACTTTGGTCTGGTCATAAAAGATTATGGGAGGTTCTGTCGAAACAatctcggagtctggaagcCGAAAGTgtctacactcccgtgcctcggagagaACGTAAAGCCTTTGGCCCTGCACTTGAATTCTTTCCGTTCGTGAGACCGTGCACACatttgtgaaatataatatttcttacgcaaTTGGCTAGCATCCATTGAGAataaccgaaatcggtcaggaggccATTAATGGAAGATTTATTCTGAATCGTCAATCTTTTTCATAAAttgttaaacataattaaaaattgagtacacctaattatataatacaaatgatatccaaattaatttattgaaaaataatatttaatatattaatttcatcacaatcagTTGAATATTTTTGCAATACGTAGTATATGAACGTACATTTTTTCTTGATTATAAAGGTAACTATTTTAtctgataataattatacaatcatttaattttctcTTTTCCGATTTACTCTTTTCCGATTGGACGATGAGAAACAGtaaataaacaacataaaaaatcataaaaaatattatcgtccTTCTGCACGTAATTTGAATGCAATTATAATTTCAGTTAAACTGCTTTAAAATCGTTTAAAGTAAAGCTTAATTCTTAGCGCCGATATTTGTTCTAATTCCAAGGATCCAAagcgaatatattaatttcagatATGCGCCTTAGCAAAACAGTTGGACTTAACAGAACGGCAGGTGGAGAGGTGGTGGCGTCTTCGTCGTAGTCAGGATAAACCCTCAACGCTCATCAAATTCTGCGAGAACGCGTGGAGGTGTACCttctatgtgtttaatttctccTACGGGTTCTTCATCCTATGGGATAAGGAATGGCTCTGGGATATCGATCAGTGTTACATTGGGTATCCTCACCAGGTTGGTTTGCAAATGTATTGTAATTGCTTTATTATAATCAAGATCTGTTACCGTAAATttgtagatttaattttaaaattccgAGTTAATATTTATCAAGTGCCATCTTTGAAAGCCTGTGAACTAGAACTCTCATGATTTTTCTTAATCTTTTCCAGGGCTTAACGAATGACGTATGGTGGTATTACATGATGTCGGCAGCTTTCTACTGGTCGCTGACGCTGTCGCAGTTCACGGACGTTAGACGAAAAGACTTCTGGCAGATGTTCGTGCACCACATCGCAACCATCACTCTGCTGTCCTTCAGCTGGGTCTGCAACTTGTATCGTATCGGCACGCTAGTGTTGCTGCTGCACGATTGTGGCGAAATATTCCTAGATGTATGTTTTTggtatatctaatattataactgtatctaatttcaaaaaattcaaattcattctaaaaaaaattaagtgcaTTTTTTTTCGCGACTGATTTTagcttaaagtttatttaatattgttttgagtTGAATGGTAAGTGTTTTAGTatacaaacagttttttttaaagtaattatttgtcTGATCTTGAGTcgaatcgtttattttattttaaagactttATTACATGAAGTGATGATGATTTTTTCCAGGCTGCAAAGGCGTCGAAATACGCAAACTATCAGAAACTATGTGACGCGATATTTGCAGTTTTCACAGTACTCTGGATTGTAACGAGACTTGGTATTTATCCGTTCTACATTATCTGGAGGTTAGTTCATGAAATACTAACAATTATTGCTCAGTTCActcattatattgtaaaataaaccgtaatgagtgttttttttaatgaatcaaataagtatttattgttttaatataatgttaatataaatattgcgaAAATGTCATTGAAGTCAAAGCTATTTGGTAAATTGCACAATTTATTTATCGATAACATTACACGAACTTATTGTTAGTATCTATGATACATAGATATCTAGAGAGTCAGGTAAGAACATATGACggctatttttaattactttatagtaATGATAAAGCGTCTTAAAACGTAGTAAAATGTTACAAGTCACAgtgaaatgaaatatacataaacatatacgTTCGattgaattaatgttttagttaaaaaaaaatttgtaattacaaaatatttatctttttttaaagttttgatctataaattcaaaattagatCATAATGCTATACACTAGATTATGTTAATGTcaaaatttagttatatatttttttcctcaattagagattttttattttagtgttaaattagattataattggtatatattttgcagcgctatttttatataggtacgcaataagaaaatgtatttcttatagTATAACGTTGgcttcttattaaataaataaaaaaataccttattcGTGTATCTTAGCCGATtagttcgaaattcaaatcaaTCGCAACAGCGAACAGCGAATCTTAAGTAACGACTTAAACCATATCTGCTGATGATGTAGTTTACGCATCCAAGAAAAATTTGAGctgaaaactataaattaatattacagattatatataaagtaataaacaacaaGTGAAAACTATTTAAATCGGTTCCAGTAATCGTTTTGGGCATATATgggttaatttttgtttataataattaatctcgttCTGACGGTGAAGGAGTTTTCCTTTTATTGTAAGGAAACGTATCTACTGTATCGCATAAAAATTTGCCACATGTATTTCAAACCGCgccaaattaatacatatacgaGTTATTCGAATACTTATTGGAAATTTCGTCTGCCATTGGTCTGTCATTGGTCTGTCATTGGTCTGTCATTGGTCTGTCATTGGTCTGTCATTGGTCTGTCATTGGTCTGCCATTGGTCTGCCATTGGTCTGCCATTGGTCTAATGTTATTACGTTTCATTTCAGCACGTCAATACGAGCACCAATGCTCTTGCCAATGTTCGCTGCATACTATTTCTTCAATTCACTgctatttttgttattgatccTCCATATGGTATGGACGTGGCTGATATTGCAGGTCGCTTATAATGCAATCACTGCGGGAaaggtaattttaaaacatttacaaaatttcttttgcaacaaaacaaataagtatttattttataattattttttaattaaaaaaaatgaactatATACGATGTGCTAAGCCCTAACTTTTAAACATTAATCGCTCGAAATTATTTTTCGCTTCAGATCGAAGGTGATATCAGAAGTTCTAGCTCAGATATTAGCGACAGTTCTCATCATTCGAATCACAGCACGCCTAACAGATACAATAGTAAAAAGTGAGTTAAAATCCGTATGAGCGATATATATCTGTAACTTTAGTTATGGGAACAGAAATCAAAATAGGATACAATTCGGTTGAAATGTTTTAGTTcactatttactggtggtagggctttgtgcaagctcgtctgggtaggtaccaccaactcatcagatattctaccgttaaatagcagtacttaatatttttgtgttccggtttgaagggtgagtgagccagtgtaattacaggcacaagggacataaaatctcagttcccaaggttggtggcgcattggctatgtaagcgatggttgacatttcttagaatgctaatgtctaagggcgttggtgaccacttaccatcaggtggcccatatgctcgtccgccttccaattctctaaaaaaaaaagattaacaaCAGGCAAGACAACGGtaaaacgctggcctattaagggtaaaaaaaaattaaaattattatttaaataaataccgaACGATCATTGGAACGCCTATCGCGCAATCGGTTGCCATTGACCAATAACAATTCATAGTAAAAAGTTAGAGCATAAACTGGATGTAAGACTTGTAAATAATGACGTCAGGGAATCATCGATGCCAGGGACGTCATCATGCTAAGAAGCTTGATGCTTGTAATATTTGAGCCAGTGATTGCaggcataatattttagtttccaTATTTGACGCCGCGTTAATGCTGTAAGGCTTCCTATATACATATTGTGCCTATAGGTGAGAACAAAAGAATTagtcaaaatcaatttaaaaaaatcatttagtttAAACATCAGCTTTAATGTTACTACATATAACGTTTAATCattgcttaattaaaataaaactatttttatattttcagagATATATAGGGGTCAGCGTCCTTATATCCGCATTTAACTCGACGTGAGCGACGTGGAAAacgtaaaagtattttaatatatcgaaTAATATCACAAGCGCTATGATTTACACTAAATAGCCCAGCGTAGACGAAGAACACAGcatatagttataatttttacccAAGCAACACTAAGCAATGTCAATAGTGTTGCCATATACTGCTACAAATTTCTTATGATGTAAGCTACGTTCGACAGAATTTTA
This region includes:
- the LOC126775451 gene encoding ceramide synthase 5 isoform X1; translation: MLRALLNKFWDEDLWLPPNTTWEDITPGPDKAVVYSDYRHLLYPIPLAFVLIVVRNALEKYWYAPFGKSLGIKNTRPKKAPNNPTLEAAYINCPKIKHKQLFLSKDKICALAKQLDLTERQVERWWRLRRSQDKPSTLIKFCENAWRCTFYVFNFSYGFFILWDKEWLWDIDQCYIGYPHQGLTNDVWWYYMMSAAFYWSLTLSQFTDVRRKDFWQMFVHHIATITLLSFSWVCNLYRIGTLVLLLHDCGEIFLDAAKASKYANYQKLCDAIFAVFTVLWIVTRLGIYPFYIIWSTSIRAPMLLPMFAAYYFFNSLLFLLLILHMVWTWLILQVAYNAITAGKIEGDIRSSSSDISDSSHHSNHSTPNRYNSKKDI
- the LOC126775451 gene encoding ceramide synthase 5 isoform X3: MLRALLNKFWDEDLWLPPNTTWEDITPGPDKAVVYSDYRHLLYPIPLAFVLIVVRNALEKYWYAPFGKSLGIKNTRPKKAPNNPTLEAAYINCPKIKHKQICALAKQLDLTERQVERWWRLRRSQDKPSTLIKFCENAWRCTFYVFNFSYGFFILWDKEWLWDIDQCYIGYPHQGLTNDVWWYYMMSAAFYWSLTLSQFTDVRRKDFWQMFVHHIATITLLSFSWVCNLYRIGTLVLLLHDCGEIFLDAAKASKYANYQKLCDAIFAVFTVLWIVTRLGIYPFYIIWSTSIRAPMLLPMFAAYYFFNSLLFLLLILHMVWTWLILQVAYNAITAGKIEGDIRSSSSDISDSSHHSNHSTPNRYNSKKDI
- the LOC126775451 gene encoding ceramide synthase 5 isoform X2, with translation MLRALLNKFWDEDLWLPPNTTWEDITPGPDKAVVYSDYRHLLYPIPLAFVLIVVRNALEKYWYAPFGKSLGIKNTRPKKAPNNPTLEAAYINCPKIKHKQLFLSKDKICALAKQLDLTERQVERWWRLRRSQDKPSTLIKFCENAWRCTFYVFNFSYGFFILWDKEWLWDIDQCYIGYPHQGLTNDVWWYYMMSAAFYWSLTLSQFTDVRRKDFWQMFVHHIATITLLSFSWVCNLYRIGTLVLLLHDCGEIFLDAAKASKYANYQKLCDAIFAVFTVLWIVTRLGIYPFYIIWSTSIRAPMLLPMFAAYYFFNSLLFLLLILHMVWTWLILQVAYNAITAGKIEGDIRSSSSDISDSSHHSNHSTPNRYNSKK